The Gossypium hirsutum isolate 1008001.06 chromosome A13, Gossypium_hirsutum_v2.1, whole genome shotgun sequence nucleotide sequence TCGGTTATGTAGTTTATTAAaggtataatgacttatttggccctcaaactttacaaaaaaaaggtcattttagtcatcaatttaattttttacctCTTTTAACCCTCAAATTTGCGCTATTTGTCAAATTACCTAAAAATGACTAAAGATAAATCAATTTTCCCATAAAAACTAaagtttttcttataaaaatcCAAGTAATTCCATGTAAAATCCTAGGTTTTTCCCTTTCCATTTTCTtgagaaaaaactaaaattaattttaaaaagaaaaaataaatgaaattaaaaaagataaattgaTTTTTCTAACACAGATTTTCTCGATAAAAGCTCAGGTTTTTCCCCgtactaaaaaataaaagaaataaaaaagataaaatgagtGACTAAACGAGTGCTTATAATTGCAAATTAATGATGGGCgactaaaatgttaaaagtaCGTAACAACAATgactaaaatgatagaaatatatatatgaaagtgcccatattgtaaaatttatgaaaattaggtCACCATTatataatttatcctttaaaaatttatgtgATGATTTCTTATGcacattatatatttttcattatcATCTCGCCATTTTAATGATGATGTTATCCTTTAACTCTCAcattaataacttttaattattcacattaattttattagtactttttatacttcaaatttaaaggtattaaattagttaattttcttttaacataAAAGTTGAATATGATATAAATGGAGATATGACTAAAGCTTGTGTTAGATATATATTTAATACGGGTCCTCTAGTGGTGGAAAAAGGGATCAAAGGGAAGAATTTCCCTTGGTTTCTCATACGGAAGCACTAGCTCCTCCAACCCCACTAAGTATGGCCTTCTATTCATGGGTGCCGAGTTCTAAAAGATTTATTACATCGTTAAATTTTTTGTCTCATTGAAATTAAGGTATTTAGTTTTAAAATGAGATCCAAATAAGGAGATGTTACTTAAAATGCAATAACATTGGAGTATTCTCTTGTGACTGAAGTTCGCGATAATATGAGAATAAATTTACTTGATGACAATATCCTCATAACCCTCAACTACGACCTATTTCTCTTTGTTGCTCGTAAATAAAGAAGCAACCAAGAGAGAGATGGTCTGCAAACCCAATCCTCTTGGAAAGGCCATACTTAGTGGGGTTGGAGGAGCTAGTGCTTCCGTATGAGAAACCAAGGGAAATTCTTCCCTTTGATCCCTTTTTCCACCACTAGAGAAATGCCTTCTCCTCTTATTAACCTCGGATTGTAGCCTCTCAGCATGAGCAACCAAAACATCTTTAAAACTGTGTTCTCTAGGACAACACTCAGGTTTACAACCGCCAAGAAGCAAGCACTCTCTAAAGGCAAAACAATACTTTTAGTAAAAAGAGTAACAAATTCAAGAACATAATGTCAGCAACGATTGGGCAAACTGTCACAAACTTACCAGGGTATTCCTTTAAAGCCTCATTTGAGCCACCTTATTCACCAACAATTGAAGGTCTAgagatttgtaagcttacatgaCATTCTACTGGGACTTCCCTAAACATCATCCTAGCTAAAGGATTCTTACAACATATCAATCATCCATTTATGGGACTAGGCTACAGTGGCAAATAAGAATGTTCCTTATAGTAGGGCAAATCATTTGGTAGTACGCCATTCAGACTTCTCTTTCATGGCAGAACCTTAAAAACTGATTTACTATTAGTAGCTCATCAATTCGTAAAGCTTATCCATACCTATTTTGCTCAAATTACTTAATACCCTTAACATCCATAGCAAGATCGCATAAGCATAGCGCTTAGAAGAAAGGTCCATCCAGGTTGTGGGCAACGAAAACTCATCTTCTATCTTGACTCGAGCCAAATGGCGAAGCCACACCACCTCGTGTAACAAATTGACACATTCCTCAATTCAAACCTCCCTTAGCCCCACTTCTTGTCATTCCATTCCTAAAGTCTAAGTGACAAGGCCATTACACGATAACACCCAAAGCAGCCCCAAGCCCTCTATAAACCCCCCCTTTCTCCAACGATCGAGCTTAGATGATCGATCACTACAATAACTCTAAATGAACACCAGATATCTAAAAAAACCTTACCAATGGCTCTCAGCACTATCATTACGTCCATTGCCAAATCCTACAGACTAAtaattaagggttttttttacCATGTGTCTGTACTTGATGTTCGGGTACAAAGGACCATAATACGCCAACCTcttgaagaaaattttcaaactaaaatctaaaaaaatgtaACTATGCTATAATTATGCCTGATTCATTCATATTGTAGCACCTAATTACAATATAATCATACAATAGTTGAATAACAACAACATTTTGATTGTTACATTAAGACTTaataatattaaacatgataCGTTTATAAAATATACGCACATTAAAGAACACATATAAAGGGGTTTTGAAATTTATATGTAAAACCAATTATACTAAAATATTAGAGCAGCACATACATGATTATGAGCAAAAGCAAACTTGTGCAGCCAACTCGGAAACGTGAGAGAAAAGTAAAGGAAAGCTGCTGTGGATTGGTGACAGTGTGAAGCCGTTGTTTGTAAAGGAAGCAAGCGTGCTTTGGAAAGGCTGTGTATGTGCATACATGATTACTAGTCTTTCACTATGAAGAAACAAAAAGTAgaaaatttataacacataaaagtTTACAAGTAATTAAATTAACATCAAATATGGGTTAAATCACTATTTGGTGCttgaatttgacattttttttcgtAGTGAGGTTTGAATTTGGTTTTAGTTTAAGTTAAGCTTTAAACTTGGTAATTGTTCTTAAATTGAGGTCTAAACTGGTAATTGTTTCCACATGGCGCTTGAACCTTTTATTTTTTGACAATTACTCTTACATTAGGGCATGAACGTGATAATTGTTCTCAAATTAAAGCCAACGAGTCAAATCTTGTTATTTTTAaaggcataatgacttattttatCCTCTAACTTTATAAATAACATTCGTTTTAACTCTCCATTTAATTTCTGcctcttttagcccttaaacttatgttttttgtcaaatcatcccaaaataaataaaaaatttaatgatattttaattttgttgctGTTGCGTTATACGTGGATAACATgtcagtatttaattaattttttaaaatttaaaagttcaaaaaaattataaaaactattttaaaaaataaaaaaatcattaaaattattaaaaaaatataaaacatatttttaaaattaaaaaaataattaaatgtcaaAATGTCATCTACGTGGTAATCAACGTGTATGCcacattaacaaaattaacaaagttAACTTATCCAtctattttggggtgatttgacaaaaaatgcaAGTTAAGGGTTAAAAGGAgggctaaaataactttttttgtaaagttggaaggccaaaaaagtcattatgcctttttaaaattttatattgcaAACATTTTATCATAAACGTTATGTAAGGTATAAAgattataaatgataaaattcaagaaaatgaactaaatccacaacttacatTGTTAGCATAGTATGAGACCAATAGTAGAAtgattaaaatatgtcataaatccCTCTActcttcaaaaatttgaaatttaatacctctactttttatttttaagaatttagtccctctattttttcaaatttcaaaatccaTGTCCAAGTGCTAACCTtgcttgttctttttctttttcttttttgttaaatttaggttcattataacgtcatttttttagttacatggctATCAAGGCTTTTTTTTGCAAAATGTCGCCCTAATAAATTTAacgaaaaaaataacaatattaacaattagacttgaattttgaaatctaaaaagaaaattgattaaattattgaaaataaaagtacatggactaaattccaaattttcaaAGAGCATAagaacttatgacatattttaaccaagtAGAATATAACCTAAAAGATTTGATAGCTACAATTTTTgttaagattaaaatttcaaaattaaaaaaaataggatTAACGGACCAAATTAGAGTGCATGAACTAATTCCGCAACTTAAAAATAATACAAGGACTAATAATAGAAATTGACCTTTGCATTATTTTGCttctttttgtgcttaatttTCCCAAAATAGGAAAAGAAATACAAGTTTTCATTAACTTATAAATACCCACTTTTGGGAAGCTAATCACTATTCCATTGCAGCTGAAATCTGATCCAAAAATGGCTTCCTTTGTTTCTCAAACTTTCCTCATCACCTTCTCCCTCTTCTCACCTTTCTTCATTACAATCAATGGAGAATTCTCGATTCAATCCATTGTAACATCCACAAAACGCATGGAGAAAATGACCCATCTCCATTTCTATTTCCATGACACTATAAGTGGCAAACACCCAACAGCCATGCAAATCATCAAGCCACATAACAGGTCAGCAGGTGGTTCATTTGGTATCACTTTCATGGCAGATGATCCATTGACTGAAAAACCCGAGTCGAGTTCGAAACTCGTCGGGAGAGCTCAAGGGATTTACGCTTTGGCTTCTCAACATGATGTCGGATTGCTTATGGTCATGAATTTCGCTTTCTTTGAAGGAACTTACAATGGGAGTGCACTTAGCATCCTTGGAAGGAATGAAATTTTTCATCATGTTAGGGAAATGCCGGTTGTCGGAGGTACCGGAATTTTCCGGTTTGCTCGAGGCTATGCTTTGGCTAAAACAGTTTGGTCTAACCAGAAAGGAGACGCTATAGTTGAATATAATGTTTCTGTTGTACACTACTGAATAATTTATGCTATAGGTGCTTGTGAAATTGATGTCTACTTGTGTCACGGACCGAGACTTTAATCTTACAACTTTATCTGTCAAGGAAATGAGACTTATATATGCTTGAACTTTAGTGGAACTTTTCATAAGAAGACTATGAGATTACAGAGAAAGAAAAAACATGAAATTGTTTACAGAAACAAGCGCGCGCACACACAAAAATGGGTAAAAAGCTAAAAATATTAATCATAAGGCCTAAACCTCCATGCTGAAATTGAATATAGAGGTCTTTCTTGCCAACAAATAACCAAACATCCATTCTCTTCTTTGATTTTATAACCATCATAATTATTGGTCTGCAACAATCTACCTGCCTGCAGCATGCCATGGTAGCTTAAAGGTACTCTACCAAAACCGGCCAACTCAAGTCTCAGAATCCATTTCTCGAGCTTCTCGTGTCTCTCCTTTCTCTCGACACCTTCACAAGCTATAATATTCTTGATTTCCTCTCCGAAAAGCATCTTCTCGACCTTTTTTCGTTCTAACGGTGCTCTTGATACCGTAGACTCTAAGCAATCGAAGAGGGCAGCATAGAAATTCAATGCTTCCATTACCCTCTCCATTAAAGTAGAGCCACTATTGTTGGATTCCTGCTCGGTTATGACTATAAGTTTTGGTGACAACGCACGAAGAGCGGTTAGAAAGCTCCCCATTTTCGGTGCTGGTGCTAGAGAAAGCGGGGACAACGGTGATGGTGATGCCAAGTCTGAACTGGGGCTATATGCATGGACCGGCTCTTTCTTAAGCCATTCACCTAAAGTACGTTGGTTCATCTGCAAGACTCGGTGTGACGGATCGATCTTAGACATGGATGGAGAGTTAACTTTCCATTTATGCATCTCATCATCCGTAACCAAGAGTGAATGAAGCTGAAGGACGGAACTAACCGCAAGAGCTTCACCGGTCTTAACACGCAAACTTTCGAGATCAAGATTCTCTAAGTTACAAACAACCGGATTAAACTGAAACGGAATGTCCCATTTTTGGGCTTCTTCGGTCAATCGACGTGCCATATGATCTAACACTTCTTTTTGTTCATGCACACCTGTAATTCTCAAATGAGGTGGCCCTTCTGGTCTAGCATTAAAAGTTTGAAAAAGATTAATCCATTGTGCAGGCTCAAAGcaattaaaatcaataatatgCACCATTTTCTCCCCTTCCATAGCTTCTACAATAGCTTGGTTTGTGATAACATATGCAAGCTTCAAAAAGGACATAACTCAAAGAACAGTTTCTGAACATGAATTTCCTCCGATACTAATGAGATTTTAGTCGAATTCAACGCTTTGTAAAGACCCGGCCATGCTTTAAGCATCCTATAAGCAAGTGCTTCATTGAAGTAAGCAGCAATTCTCTGCATCGTATCTCCATCAGTCGAGGCAAGATGGGATATTTGTTCTAACCCGATATTCGCATTCTCGAGACTACCGGCAGCGACGTGGTTCGCACACGAGACGAGAAGATGGATCAAATATAAACCCCTTTCTTCTGATTTGAGCTCCCTCAGCCATGGAAATGGGGATCCTAAACCAGGTGAAAATGACATCCAAGGGATGAACTGTAAGGGTGATGAAGTTACAAAAGATTGTCCCTCTGGAACCATTCCTGCCATTTTCAACAATTAAACTAAGCTTATATCTAAACAATTTTGATCCCAAATCAATCAATTCAAACTTGAAAGTTGCAGAAACAGTACTAAATTAAGCAGGAATATATATATGGGGAACTGAGAGAGGGAATTAAATTACCTGAGGAAAAGAAGTGCTCAAATGGAGGAATGGATTAAAACTGGGAAATGGGTGTTGAAATTCATGAAAATCTTTGAAGACCCTTTTAAGGAAATTTGGAAAACAAGACCATTGAAACGTAGAACAGTTTGGTTACTCAAAAGGCAAGGGGGTTTGGTTTAGTGGTGTAAGGTTTTAGTTGGAAAACGAGTCAGTTGGATTTAAAGCTATTTGTCTTGAAGGACTTTTTCATGACTTCTTTGGCAACACCCACAAGAGGCTGTTTTTGTCTTCATTGTTTTTGTTTGTCTTTTTTGGAGGGTTCAAAAGAAAAtggaatttcttggaacacatactAAATCATTAAGATAATCCCTCCCCCACCCCTTCTCTCTTatttaaattatgctattagtccaTGTATTCtccataaattatatatttagtctttatattttaatttgaacaattttagtttttatactttttcaaattttaaaattgcaGTGACGATCAAATGGCAGCTATTAAATTCATTGACttttgttattttcaaatttaaatgtggcaaatatattatcacatgtgtaaAGTTgtgtcaacttattatttttacatattacaaaaaaaatctgTTATTTGTTTgtatcaaaattgaaaatttgaaattcataTAAGGAGCAAGGATGATCCGATTAGAAAATATGGACTAAATATACAATTTTACGCATAATGCAAGATTAAtagtaaaattcaaaatttgaaaagtataaggactaaaatagATCAAATTAGAGTATAGGAACTAAACCCATTACTTACACATAGTATAAGGACCAATgtcattatttaacccaaaaataaaaataaaatacgcaatatatcaaaatttatatgaaatataagtgATTAATATATTGCtatttatataaatacaaaatatctTAAACATAGAATGAATCTTCTTAGTAACTCTAATTTTAGAATCGGATACGATCGAGATATTGATGTAGAATCGATCCCCAAATTAGGTTAAAAAAACTAATTGAATTGGTTTTCTCtacttctaatatatatattaaaactttttgatacttaataatttatttaattgaaccaaATAACTAATCGAactgattgaataagttaaatcaaAATTCGATTAAGTTAAATCAAAATTCGATAATCTGATGAACAAGTCGAATTCTAAAAACCTCACAAgttgatttatttttgtaaagATGTGAGGTGGATAGGGGATTAAAAGGGGGCAAAAAATGGTATCATACTCAAACACAACACAAATCCAAACATGCCCTACCAAAACAAAACAACAACCTTAGTTGTTGCTTAGTGGGTGATAGTGGGAAATGCAAAGCCCTAGTCCAAATTTACATGTGCCTCCAAATCAACTCTATTtgttctctttttcaaacccaaaaggtTAGCAATATCCACTTGGGGCTTTTTCTTCTTGCATTAAGACAAAGAGACACGCAAGTTTTAAGAAAAGCCAAAAAAACCCAAAaagcatatttttaaaattttaattaatttaaggaTGGTGTTAAGTCTTTGGGGTTTGTGTTGGAATATCTTTGCATTATTCCTTGTTatcttcaaaaaagaaaaaaaaaggtaataaaATTGTTGGTTTAGAATGTAATGAAGGATACAAATTATGCCACATAATCATGGCTTAGTGATTTACCACATCATGTACTTAGATTAGCTCAATCTTCTTAGTGGACAATGTGATGCCCACTTTCCTTTATTTTAATTCTTGTGATTTTGTTGTTATTCTTTTTGTCCTTTGTTTTTATGGTCTTAGTTGTGGAGGTTGTGGTAGTGGCCAGCAATTTTATGTCTTTGTTCTTTTCAACTTGGGAGAGCGTTTTTCGGTTTAAACTAATTAAACCAACTAATTCGTTTTAGGATCAGTTTAgcattgtttttcaaaaacatttttgagtaaaagttgaaattttagcttttactttttccaaaagcacatttgaaaagttcaaaaaaaagtttttatcccaaaagtgcttttgaaaagtaatGTTAAACTGACCCTTAATCGATTTTTGTTTAGGTAATTTGGATAGTTTTTAGATTTTGGATTCTGTTTTATTAGTTATTTCGGTTGATTAttactttttgaattttcaaaTCAATCCGACTAAAAGATCAactt carries:
- the LOC107933256 gene encoding dirigent protein 22; this encodes MASFVSQTFLITFSLFSPFFITINGEFSIQSIVTSTKRMEKMTHLHFYFHDTISGKHPTAMQIIKPHNRSAGGSFGITFMADDPLTEKPESSSKLVGRAQGIYALASQHDVGLLMVMNFAFFEGTYNGSALSILGRNEIFHHVREMPVVGGTGIFRFARGYALAKTVWSNQKGDAIVEYNVSVVHY